The Podospora pseudocomata strain CBS 415.72m chromosome 1 map unlocalized CBS415.72m_1, whole genome shotgun sequence genome has a segment encoding these proteins:
- a CDS encoding uncharacterized protein (EggNog:ENOG503PGMN): MFGFKSTLTSLLVTASLFNTGAVAQYLSNPYVKYCDLPDMGGPCVTISEAEIGRCYSIPSNMNDKLSSYEVKNGECEFYRHGGCVERLWTARDRSHMSVTTSGHNNEVSSIKCTKACCGKDYFTYCYNICIPSCRRGSVTDQLCIANCSKDCCPGGVTC, encoded by the exons ATGTTCGGCTTCAAGTCCACCCTGACgtccctcctcgtcaccgcTTCCCTTTTCAACACCGGCGCGGTTGCACAGTACCTTTCGAACCCCTATGTCAAGTACTGCGATCTGCCCGACATGGGAGGACCTTGTGTGACGATCTCGGAGGCCGAGATCGGGAGGTGCTACAGCATTCCCTCCAACATGAACGACAAG ctcAGCAGCTATGAGGTCAAGAACGGCGAATGCGAGTTCTACAGGCACGGCGGCTGCGTCGAGAGGCTGTGGACGGCCAGAGACCGCTCTCACATGAGCGTCACCACCTCGGGCCACAACAATGAGGTCTCGTCCATCAAGTGCACCAAGGCCTGCTGCGGCAAGGACTACTTCACCTATTGCTACAACATCTGCATCCCCAGCTGCCGCAGAGGCAGCGTTACCGACCAGCTCTGCATTGCCAACTGCTCCAAGGACTGCTGCCCTGGTGGTGTTACTTGCTAA
- a CDS encoding uncharacterized protein (CAZy:AA3; EggNog:ENOG503NWDN; COG:E): MVRLLLCSVQLLVARIVGVGAQAPGGSTYDYVIVGGGTAGLALATRLSLGLPNAKIVVIEAGPSGLHEDGINVPGLKGSTIGGKYDWYFPTVPQKALNNRVVFNPRGKVLGGSSALNLLTWDRPAAREIEKWKELGNPGWGWKEMEAAMENAETFVGGPPGSGTKGPIYALYNRQQAPFLNAVAPAVSSLHGIPLNSDSIQGNPIGIGYQPTNVNPTSYNRSYSANEYLPKAKSNLVVLTETRVAKVNLKKSGKLQRATGVTLTDGTVITARKEVILSAGSIQSPNLLESSGIGGSDILKAAKIKQLIDLPGVGENYQEHLLVSISYQVRDDFITGDRVNYNSTYREEQWNRRLNNLSSWFDDARFSILFANWKQIIGGSDNAQVALARSVLAGSKDVGHKWKLEQLSDPKIPQIEMIFTSRYFGNKGYPPVGSPLNGKGFMAIIVGLMHPLATGSVHIDPANATLGSPIIDPKFLNNEYDIQGLIHALKFARKIFQTEPLKSVVVSEYEPGLDAVKTDAEWRAYLLRNMGIIFHPMCTAAMLPKKDGGVVDPKLVVYGTENLRVVDASVIPVQISAHPQTVVYGIAEKAAEIIIKEGKGR; encoded by the exons ATGgtgaggttgctgctgtgttcTGTTCAGCTGCTTGTGGCGAGGATCGTGGGGGTTGGAGCTCAGGCGCCGGGTGGTAGTACGTATGATTAT GTTATTGTGGGAGGTGGTACGGCGGGCCTTGCTCTTGCTACTAGGTTGAGTCTTGGTTTGCCCAATGCCAAAATAGTTGTTATCGAGGCTGGGCCTTCTGGCCTGCATGAGGATGGCATCAACGTTCCTGGTTTGAAAGGGAGCACGATCGGAGGAAAGTATGACTGGTACTTTCCGACTGTACCCCAGAAAGCCTTGAACAATCGGGTTGTTTTCAACCCCCGTGGTAAAGTACTTGGTGGCTCGTCCGCCCTGAACTTGCTCACTTGGGACCGtccggcggcgagggagattgagaagTGGAAGGAGTTGGGCAATCCGGGATGGGGctggaaggagatggaggcggcTATGGAGAATGCCGAGACGTTTGTGGGTGGACCGCCTGGCTCAGGGACCAAGGGTCCGATATATGCGCTATACAATCGACAGCAGGCGCCTTTCCTGAATGCTGTTGCCCCCGCAGTTTCGAGTCTCCATGGTATCCCGCTGAACTCGGACTCGATCCAGGGGAATCCCATCGGCATCGGGTACCAGCCTACCAATGTGAACCCGACGTCCTACAACCGGTCATACAGCGCGAATGAGTATCTTCCCAAGGCAAAATCAAACCTGGTGGTCCTGACCGAAACTCGCGTCGCCAAGGTCAACTTGAAGAAAAGCGGCAAGCTTCAGCGGGCAACTGGTGTTACCCTTACTGACGGGACCGTCATCACAGCCCGCAAGGAGGTTATCTTGTCTGCGGGATCTATACAGTCGCCAAACCTTCTTGAGTCTTCAGGTATTGGCGGGAGTGACATTCTCAAAGCCGCCAAAATCAAACAGCTCATCGACCTCCCTGGAGTTGGGGAGAACTATCAAGAGCACCTCCTGGTGTCGATCAGCTATCAAGTTCGAGACGACTTCATTACCGGTGACCGAGTCAACTATAACTCAACTTACAGAGAAGAACAATGGAACCGCCGCCTCAACAACCTGTCCTCTTGGTTCGACGACGCTCGCTTTTCAATACTGTTCGCCAACTGGAAGCAGATCATCGGTGGTTCTGACAACGCCCAGGTCGCCCTGGCCCGCTCTGTTCTCGCTGGGTCGAAAGATGTTGGCCACAAGTGGAAGCTAGAGCAGCTTTCCGACCCCAAGATCCCCCAAATCGAGATGATCTTTACCTCTCGGTATTTTGGCAATAAGGGATACCCCCCTGTTGGATCCCCCTTGAATGGAAAAGGCTTTatggccatcatcgtcggccTCATGCACCCCCTCGCAACAGGGAGCGTGCATATCGACCCTGCCAACGCCACCCTTGGGAGCCCAATTATTGATCCAAAGTTTCTGAACAACGAATATGACATCCAGGGATTGATTCACGCGTTGAAGTTTGCGAGGAAGATCTTCCAGACGGAGCCGCTCaagtcggtggtggtgagcgaaTATGAACCCGGGCTGGATGCGGTCAAGACGGATGCTGAGTGGAGGGCGTATTTGTTGCGGAATATGGGGATCATTTTTCATCCCATGTGCACTGCGGCGATGCTGCCGAAGAAGGacggcggggtggtggatcCGAAGCTGGTGGTGTATGGAACGGAGAACTTGAGGGTTGTGGATGCGAGTGTGATTCCGGTCCAGATATCGGCGCATCCGCAGACGGTGGTGTATGGGATTgcggagaaggcggcggagattatcatcaaggaggggaaggggaggtaa
- a CDS encoding uncharacterized protein (COG:S; EggNog:ENOG503NV2R) — protein MDPFGEPAADTLAAARLHVQALTDCGLPREALLRALLENYGDGSSTGTGATTVAMEMGGYSQQSQQQLHQQQQQQQPPPQLQQQQALPSPQLPSQVNQPIIPGKMMQHNFGYHHGTRLSISTTSSSQSSASGRASILSTATTMSSVSSQAAGGQDIAPLPTPPAPPVKSNNRGTSKPQGAYWCTFCDVAFQRKFDWKRHEDEFHERYKRYPCPNCNRIFWGANTFNQHHKNAHGCTTCPHADRVVRYTQRKTAWACGFCGGFLASRDRYFDHVARHYEDGCNKGHWNHSLVIYGLLHQPSISNAWKELNAALYGHLPRDQQPMLEWDAKVTGNAPGFLEGESPGKLQDLLEFFNESNDDPRFLARLAHDQAKIRFRHEVLQPGGMSPTDMASRPISEPPKLKSSASAQTLLSNKHMSSPQPSGGSDGPPPAYDSSSVQHVLKKQRSMAPSLDASYSKPHMFSTPTPQQQPLPQPPQLPSQKLINNPFLTAAPEPQPPNLLGIQLETTASGGFYDLTLTHVHPHIQGHSMSDIAQQQQQQQQQQQQQQQQQLLQQRQQQLSPQEHQPQFLPQINPINLYDDWSSMVGTMVDDGSGTTWWQTTQHPGTHQGPPQ, from the exons ATGGATCCGTTTGGGGAACCGGCCGCCGACACCTTGGCCGCGGCTCGTCTTCACGTCCAAGCCCTGACCGACTGTGGATTACCCCGCGAGGCTCTTTTGCGGGCTCTTCTGGAAAATTATGGCGATG GGTCATCAACTGGGACTGGAGCCACCACCGtggcgatggagatgggCGGCTACTCTCAACAATcgcaacagcagctccaccaacagcaacaacagcaacagccaccccCACAAttacagcagcaacaggcgCTTCCTTCACCACAGTTGCCGTCGCAGGTGAACCAGCCAATCATTCCGGGGAAAATGATGCAGCACAACTTTGGTTACCATCATGGCACACGGCTGTCGATATCGACTACCTCGAGCTCGCAGTCATCAGCTTCCGGGAGGGCCAGCATACTATCGACGGCAACCACCATGAGCTCCGTCTCGTCtcaagcagcaggaggaCAGGATATTGCGCCGCTTCCCACGCCGCCTGCGCCGCCCGTAAAGAGCAACAACCGGGGCACTTCCAAACCGCAAGGCGCATACTGGTGCACCTTTTGTGACGTTGCTTTCCAGCGCAAGTTTGACTGGAAAAGACACGAGGACGAGTTCCACGAGAGATACAAGCGCTATCCGTGTCCCAACTGCAATCGGATCTTCTGGGGAGCCAATACGTTCAATCAGCACCACAAGAACGCCCACGGCTGCACGACATGCCCGCACGCGGATCGGGTGGTGCGCTACACACAGCGCAAAACAGCATG GGCCTGCGGATTTTGCGGAGGTTTTCTTGCCAGCCGCGATCGGTATTTCGACCATGTCGCCCGCCATTATGAGGATGGATGCAACAAGGGACACTGGAACCACTCACTCGTAATCTACGGCCTACTTCACCAACCTTCGATCAGCAATGCATGGAAGGAGCTCAATGCTGCACTCTACGGTCATTTACCACGCGATCAGCAGCCAATGCTGGAATGGGATGCCAAGGTGACTGGCAATGCGCCCGGCTTCCTGGAAGGTGAAAGCCCCGGCAAACTCCAGGATTTACTCGAATTCTTTAACGAAAGTAACGACGACCCGAGATTTCTTGCACGACTCGCCCACGACCAGGCGAAGATTCGATTCCGGCATGAGGTACTGCAGCCTGGCGGCATGTCTCCCACCGACATGGCGTCACGGCCTATTTCGGAGCCCCCGAAGCTGAAGTCCTCTGCTTCAGCTCAAACACTTTTGTCAAACAAGCACATGTCCTCGCCGCAGCCCTCGGGGGGGTctgatgggccaccaccTGCATACGACAGTAGTTCTGTACAGCATgtcttgaagaagcagcGAAGCATGGCTCCTTCACTGGATGCATCGTATTCGAAGCCTCATATGTTTAGCACACCAAcaccgcagcaacagccgctgccacaaccaccacaattACCTTCTCAAAAGCTGATTAACAACCCGTTTCTTACTGCAGCGCCggaacctcaacctcccaacctGCTGGGGATTCAACTGGAAACTACGGCGTCTGGAGGATTTTACGACTTGACGCTTACACATGTGCACCCGCACATTCAGGGGCACAGCATGAGTGATATtgcacaacaacaacaacaacaacagcagcagcagcagcagcaacagcaacagcaattattacagcagcggcagcagcaactaTCGCCGCAAGAACACCAGCCACAGTTCCTGCCGCAGATTAACCCGATCAATTTATACGACGACTGGAGTAGCATGGTGGGGACGATGGTAGACGATGGGTCGGGGACGACATGGTGGCAGACGACACAGCATCCAGGTACACATCAAGGACCACCGCAGTGA
- a CDS encoding uncharacterized protein (EggNog:ENOG503P9Q6; COG:S): MRRQLGAMGSWPVDLPTPTVVVEQELKTRGIWAFLGCFCRAVKGTPNSERIPYVFSHHTGHHYHGSPKLDIEVENDKSEDRLEDVTLAVELKYLYPLLIPGCSDPEPNDPRPLQTALYPGDKPASQQQVLALLAQTIKETGENAITKAEIEEGGQKESEFWASAWIVKKAGSPEPLEKEKLLKGYTWASAEICSPKMLANDRQTRHRVQGVLKALMSKHRLVINGSCDTHCHLGRIDDQPYSLSTLKRLATILWVSEPTLRSTRDPKSPNYDNVYSWGFELVKHSRLARSLDGLEGLLTRQAVARQAHDISDRQIVRAICGQKTVSAKELAAFREIWSKTSHEELGKLLSGDTRMHRRLGFNFSAFGLEDERARTNPRTIEFRFMEGSTSIDMVLGWLTIGATIVEVSACKSDGRFEVTLGRLLQKSRESQRATVVGQETRGERLGRDFAQLMEDLGVSHDLSRSFVEKITREN; this comes from the coding sequence ATGAGACGGCAGCTCGGTGCCATGGGTAGTTGGCCTGTGGATCTGCCCACGCCCACGGTGGTTGTGGAGCAAGAACTTAAGACGCGCGGTATCTGGGCCTTCTTGGGGTGCTTCTGTCGAGCCGTGAAAGGAACCCCAAACTCGGAGAGAATCCCTTACGTTTTCAGCCATCACACCGGTCACCATTACCACGGCAGCCCCAAGTTGGACATCGAGGTGGAGAACGATAAGTCTGAGGATAGACTGGAAGACGTCACTCTGGCGGTTGAGCTCAAGTATCTCTACCCGCTCCTGATTCCGGGGTGTTCTGATCCCGAGCCAAACGATCCGCGACCTCTCCAGACGGCGTTGTATCCTGGCGACAAGCCCGCTAGTCAACAGCAGGTTTTGGCCCTCTTGGCCCAAACAATCAAAGAGACGGGAGAGaacgccatcaccaaagccgagattgaggaaggaggccaGAAGGAAAGCGAGTTCTGGGCGTCGGCATGGATCGTGAAGAAAGCCGGGTCCCCGGAGCCtttggagaaggaaaagTTGCTGAAAGGATATACTTGGGCGTCGGCCGAGATTTGCTCACCCAAAATGCTGGCTAACGACCGCCAAACCCGCCACCGTGTTCAAGGGGTTCTAAAGGCGTTGATGTCGAAACACCGGCTGGTTATCAACGGAAGTTGTGATACGCACTGCCATCTCGGACGCATCGATGACCAACCCTACTCTCTGTCGACACTGAAGAGACTCGCAACCATCCTTTGGGTATCTGAACCCACCCTCCGCAGCACCAGGGACCCCAAGTCTCCCAATTATGACAACGTTTACTCGTGGGGATTCGAGCTCGTGAAGCACAGTCGACTGGCCAGGAGTCTCGACGGGTTGGAAGGCCTTCTCACCCGCCAGGCCGTCGCCCGACAGGCACATGACATCTCCGATAGGCAGATCGTCCGAGCAATATGCGGGCAAAAGACTGTCTCGGCAAAGGAACTGGCTGCCTTTCGGGAGATTTGGAGTAAAACCTCCCACGAAGAGCTCGGAAAGCTGCTTTCTGGCGACACTCGAATGCACCGACGATTGGGCTTCAACTTCAGCGCTTTTGGCCTTGAGGACGAACGGGCAAGAACCAATCCGAGAACAATAGAATTTCGTTTCATGGAAGGATCCACCAGCATCGATATGGTGTTGGGATGGCTCACGATTGGCGCTACCATTGTCGAGGTTTCGGCGTGCAAGTCGGATGGTCGCTTCGAGGTCACGCTGGGTCGATTGCTGCAGAAGTCACGAGAGAGCCAGCGGGCGACggtggttgggcaggagacGCGGGGAGAGCGCTTGGGGCGGGATTTCGCTCAGTTGATGGAAGACTTGGGCGTGTCGCACGACCTCTCCCGTAGCTTTGTAGAGAAGATCACACGGGAGAATTAG